From Streptomonospora salina, the proteins below share one genomic window:
- a CDS encoding tetratricopeptide repeat protein, translated as MRRFEEAIDAHTHARTLDQETGDTHREADAWNNLGSALLKVRRFEEAIEAFDRAIRGFQATDDRHGLAVARRNRDRVHRRPRWWAFWKR; from the coding sequence GTGCGCCGCTTCGAGGAAGCCATCGACGCCCACACCCACGCCCGCACCCTCGACCAAGAAACCGGCGACACCCACCGCGAAGCCGACGCCTGGAACAACCTCGGCAGCGCCCTCCTAAAGGTGCGACGCTTCGAGGAGGCCATCGAAGCGTTCGACCGCGCCATTCGGGGATTTCAGGCCACTGATGACCGCCACGGCCTCGCCGTCGCGCGGAGAAACCGCGACCGCGTTCACCGGCGACCGCGGTGGTGGGCGTTCTGGAAACGCTGA
- a CDS encoding tetratricopeptide repeat protein — translation MTPPTPDGDRLAQTGVSAGRDVIGTQHTHHHQGPTSPTALFAAPPPPPRFTGRTRELTALVHRLDPRRDSQAVVVSALAGMGGIGKTALAAHAAATAAEHDWFCAHLWIDLHGYTPHTPPVTAEAALDTLLRALGTRPDDIPLGLQERAAAYRSALQELSRTDPHARPVLVVADNARDPAQVRPLLPGPGGHRLVATARTGLAELAGAHHLDLDVLAEPDALALLAAELSTHTPDDPRSHDEAGLERLARCCGHLPLALEVTAAHLKRSPHLAPGRLVQRLESASSLLRELSDRDRAVRTVFDTSLATLETTQARVFLLLGSAPGPSTSTAAVAVLTGLEFEEAAEVLEELATARLLTRPAPDRWAMHDLAADYARNHPDPPADREPALTRLLDAYTDTVDAADDHLRALPGQGVPDAFDDRQEAMAWLDEEHATLIEAVRTAQATGHTRAAVHLPLNLARYLEHRRRFTEWEQISRIAQEVAHASGDTQNEAAAWNSLGLALRETRRFDEAIDAHTHARTLHQDIGDTHGQAMAWTNLGTALRQVRRFDDAINAHTHARTLHQEVGDTHREASAWNNLGTALQEVRRFDEAIDAHTHALSYYQDIGDPHSEAGAWNNLGLALRQVRRFDAAINAYTHARNTFQHTGDTHREATAWNNLGVVLPTCAASRKPSTPTPTPAPSTKKPATPTAKPTPGTTSAAPS, via the coding sequence ATGACACCCCCCACCCCCGACGGTGACCGCCTCGCGCAGACCGGCGTCAGCGCCGGCCGCGACGTCATCGGAACCCAACACACCCACCACCATCAGGGTCCGACCTCCCCGACCGCCCTGTTCGCCGCACCGCCCCCGCCGCCCCGCTTCACCGGCCGCACCCGCGAACTCACCGCCCTCGTCCACCGGCTCGACCCCCGACGGGACTCGCAAGCGGTGGTGGTCTCGGCCCTGGCCGGAATGGGCGGCATCGGCAAAACCGCCCTGGCCGCCCACGCCGCCGCCACCGCCGCCGAGCACGACTGGTTCTGCGCCCACCTGTGGATCGACCTGCACGGCTACACCCCCCACACCCCACCCGTCACCGCCGAAGCGGCCCTGGACACCCTGCTGCGGGCCCTGGGCACCCGCCCCGACGACATCCCCCTCGGGCTCCAGGAACGCGCCGCCGCCTACCGCTCCGCCCTGCAGGAGCTCTCCCGCACCGACCCCCACGCACGGCCCGTGCTGGTGGTGGCCGACAACGCCCGCGACCCCGCCCAGGTCCGCCCCCTGCTGCCCGGGCCCGGTGGCCACCGGCTGGTGGCCACCGCCCGCACCGGGCTGGCCGAACTCGCCGGCGCCCACCACCTCGACCTCGACGTCCTCGCCGAACCCGACGCCCTCGCCCTGCTGGCGGCCGAACTCTCCACCCATACCCCCGACGACCCCCGCTCTCATGATGAGGCGGGTCTGGAGCGGTTGGCGCGGTGCTGCGGACACCTGCCGCTGGCGCTGGAGGTCACCGCCGCCCACCTCAAACGCAGCCCCCATCTGGCCCCCGGCCGGCTGGTTCAGCGCCTGGAATCCGCCTCCTCCCTCCTGAGGGAACTGAGCGACCGCGACCGGGCGGTGCGCACCGTCTTCGACACCTCCCTCGCCACCCTGGAGACCACCCAGGCGCGGGTGTTCCTGCTGCTGGGATCGGCCCCGGGTCCCAGTACCTCCACCGCGGCCGTAGCCGTGCTCACCGGACTGGAGTTCGAGGAGGCCGCAGAGGTGCTGGAGGAACTGGCCACGGCCCGCCTGCTCACCCGGCCCGCGCCCGACCGGTGGGCCATGCACGATCTGGCCGCCGACTACGCCCGGAACCATCCCGACCCGCCTGCCGACCGCGAGCCGGCCCTGACCCGGCTGCTGGATGCCTACACCGACACGGTCGATGCGGCCGACGATCACCTGCGGGCGCTGCCGGGCCAGGGGGTACCCGACGCGTTCGACGACCGGCAGGAGGCCATGGCCTGGCTGGACGAGGAACACGCCACCCTGATCGAGGCGGTACGCACCGCCCAGGCCACCGGCCACACCCGCGCAGCCGTCCACCTGCCCCTCAACCTGGCCAGATACCTGGAGCATCGGCGCCGGTTCACCGAATGGGAGCAGATCAGCCGCATCGCCCAAGAGGTTGCACACGCCTCCGGCGACACCCAAAACGAAGCGGCCGCATGGAACAGTCTCGGCCTCGCGCTACGGGAGACGCGCCGCTTCGACGAGGCCATCGACGCCCACACCCACGCACGCACCCTCCACCAAGACATCGGCGACACCCACGGCCAAGCCATGGCCTGGACCAACCTCGGCACCGCCCTCCGCCAGGTGCGCCGCTTCGACGACGCCATCAACGCCCACACCCACGCACGCACCCTCCACCAAGAGGTCGGCGACACCCACCGCGAAGCCAGCGCCTGGAACAACCTCGGCACCGCCCTCCAAGAAGTCCGCCGCTTCGACGAGGCCATCGACGCCCACACCCACGCCCTCTCCTACTACCAAGACATCGGCGACCCCCACAGCGAAGCCGGCGCCTGGAACAACCTCGGCCTCGCCCTCCGCCAGGTGCGCCGCTTCGACGCCGCCATCAACGCGTACACCCACGCCCGCAACACCTTCCAGCACACCGGCGACACCCACCGCGAAGCCACAGCCTGGAACAACCTCGGCGTTGTGCTACCGACGTGCGCCGCTTCGAGGAAGCCATCGACGCCCACACCCACGCCCGCACCCTCGACCAAGAAACCGGCGACACCCACCGCGAAGCCGACGCCTGGAACAACCTCGGCAGCGCCCTCCTAA
- a CDS encoding cobalamin biosynthesis protein translates to MDRESAWPIAAGLLSGAALDRVLPDPRRGHPVALYGRTAARLEQRVYEPSRARGAAFVLLAVAPVVAGGALAQARTSGAGRAVLTGAATWAVVGGAMLAREAEGVADALEAGDVPGARRRLPGLCGRDPESLDGKGIARATAESVAENTADAVVAPLLWGGLLGVPGLVGYRAANTLDAMVGHPSARYERFGWAAARLDDVANWAPARLTAALACAAAPVVGGSPSRALRVRVRDGARHPSPNAGHCEAAFAGALDVRLGGRNVYGSRGEDRPELGEGPHPGVVDIRRAVRLARVVNAAAAGVAAAVALAVGRSRTVGGAAPAGTPRSAPRGRCAGAAVRALAGPRAGRVS, encoded by the coding sequence CTGGATCGAGAGTCGGCCTGGCCGATCGCTGCGGGGCTGTTGTCGGGTGCGGCGCTGGACCGTGTGCTGCCCGACCCCCGGCGCGGGCATCCGGTAGCCCTCTACGGCCGGACCGCTGCGCGTCTGGAGCAGCGGGTATACGAGCCTTCCCGCGCGCGGGGAGCCGCGTTCGTCCTGCTTGCCGTCGCTCCCGTGGTCGCGGGCGGCGCGCTCGCGCAGGCCCGCACCTCCGGTGCGGGCCGCGCGGTGCTGACCGGTGCGGCTACGTGGGCGGTCGTGGGCGGGGCGATGCTCGCCCGCGAAGCCGAAGGTGTCGCCGACGCCCTGGAGGCCGGAGACGTGCCCGGTGCGCGGCGCCGCCTGCCCGGCTTGTGCGGGCGCGACCCCGAGTCGCTGGACGGGAAGGGCATCGCCCGCGCTACGGCGGAGTCGGTCGCCGAGAACACCGCAGACGCGGTGGTGGCCCCGTTGCTGTGGGGCGGGCTGCTGGGGGTGCCCGGCCTGGTCGGCTACCGTGCCGCCAACACGCTGGACGCCATGGTGGGCCACCCGTCGGCGCGGTATGAGCGTTTCGGCTGGGCGGCCGCCCGGCTCGACGATGTGGCCAATTGGGCGCCGGCGCGGCTGACCGCGGCGTTGGCCTGCGCGGCGGCGCCGGTCGTCGGCGGCTCGCCGTCCCGGGCGTTGCGGGTGCGGGTCCGGGACGGGGCGCGCCATCCCAGCCCCAACGCCGGGCACTGCGAAGCGGCGTTCGCCGGAGCGCTGGATGTGCGGCTGGGGGGAAGGAACGTGTACGGCTCCCGCGGTGAGGACCGTCCGGAACTGGGCGAGGGGCCCCACCCCGGGGTCGTCGACATTCGGCGCGCGGTGCGGCTGGCGCGTGTCGTCAACGCTGCCGCCGCCGGCGTCGCTGCGGCGGTGGCGTTGGCCGTGGGCCGCTCCCGCACGGTCGGTGGGGCCGCGCCGGCCGGCACGCCGCGGTCGGCTCCGCGCGGGCGGTGCGCAGGTGCCGCAGTCCGGGCCCTGGCCGGGCCGCGTGCGGGGAGGGTGTCGTGA
- a CDS encoding cobyric acid synthase — protein MRRGPAGSPALLVAGTTSDAGKSVLVTGICRWLARQGFKVAPFKAQNMSLNSVVTADGAEIGRAQAAQAAAAGVEPTAAMNPVLLKPGSDRRSQVVVRGRPVGEADALGYRDFKDRLRTVAAESLAELRAEYDAVICEGAGSPAEINLRPGDIANMGLARAADLPVLVVGDIDRGGVFAAMHGTLALLEPADQALIAGFVVNKFRGAPELLEPGLDMLRRVTGRPVHGVLPWLEGRAIDVEDSLALTAERTPARAPVQGRTLRVAVVHTPRISNFTDIDALAVEPGVDLRFVSSPQEMGDADLVVLPGTRATVADLAWMRERGLDTAVAERAEQGRPVLGICGGYQMLARRIHDEVESRAGAVPGLGLLPTAVAFAAEKTLGRPVGSAYGHPVEGYEIHHGHSVLDDGAAGDAEPFLDGWRRGAVWGTTWHGALENDAFRRAFLADAARWAGRDFAPAPDTDFAAERKARMDALGDLVERHMDTGALLRLLEEGPPGGMPVIPPAGVPDV, from the coding sequence ATGCGCCGGGGGCCCGCAGGATCTCCCGCTCTGCTGGTGGCCGGAACCACCTCCGATGCCGGCAAGAGCGTCCTCGTCACCGGAATCTGCCGCTGGCTCGCCCGCCAGGGCTTCAAGGTGGCCCCGTTCAAGGCGCAGAACATGTCGCTGAACTCGGTGGTGACCGCCGACGGCGCCGAGATCGGCCGTGCGCAGGCCGCCCAGGCCGCGGCTGCGGGCGTGGAACCCACCGCCGCGATGAACCCGGTGCTGCTCAAACCCGGCAGCGACCGCCGCAGCCAGGTCGTGGTCCGCGGCCGTCCCGTCGGCGAGGCCGACGCGCTGGGCTACCGCGATTTCAAGGACCGGTTGCGCACGGTCGCCGCTGAAAGCCTCGCGGAGCTGCGGGCGGAGTACGACGCCGTCATCTGCGAGGGCGCGGGCAGTCCGGCCGAGATCAACCTGCGCCCCGGCGACATCGCCAACATGGGGCTGGCGCGTGCGGCCGACCTTCCGGTGCTGGTCGTCGGCGACATCGACCGCGGCGGTGTCTTCGCGGCGATGCACGGCACGCTGGCGCTGCTGGAGCCGGCCGACCAGGCGCTGATTGCGGGATTCGTCGTCAACAAGTTCCGCGGCGCCCCCGAACTGCTGGAGCCGGGCTTGGACATGCTGCGCCGCGTCACCGGCCGACCCGTGCACGGCGTGCTGCCGTGGCTGGAGGGACGGGCGATCGACGTGGAGGATTCGTTGGCGCTGACCGCCGAGCGCACCCCGGCCCGTGCCCCGGTGCAGGGGCGCACGCTGCGTGTCGCCGTCGTGCACACGCCGCGGATCAGCAACTTCACCGATATCGACGCTCTGGCCGTGGAACCCGGGGTCGACCTTCGTTTCGTCTCGTCCCCGCAGGAGATGGGCGACGCCGACCTGGTGGTCCTTCCCGGAACTCGCGCCACGGTCGCCGACTTGGCGTGGATGCGTGAGCGCGGGCTGGACACCGCGGTGGCGGAGCGTGCCGAACAGGGGCGCCCGGTGCTGGGGATCTGCGGCGGGTACCAGATGCTGGCGCGCCGCATCCACGACGAGGTCGAGTCGCGGGCCGGGGCGGTACCCGGGCTGGGGCTGCTGCCCACCGCCGTCGCCTTCGCCGCGGAGAAGACGCTGGGCCGTCCGGTGGGTTCGGCCTACGGGCATCCGGTCGAGGGTTACGAGATCCACCACGGCCACAGCGTGCTCGACGACGGGGCCGCGGGTGACGCCGAGCCGTTCCTGGACGGTTGGCGGCGGGGTGCGGTGTGGGGCACGACGTGGCACGGTGCGCTGGAGAACGACGCGTTCCGCCGGGCGTTCCTCGCCGACGCCGCACGCTGGGCCGGCCGGGATTTCGCGCCCGCCCCCGACACCGATTTCGCCGCCGAACGCAAAGCCCGGATGGACGCGCTGGGGGACCTGGTGGAACGGCATATGGACACCGGTGCCCTGCTGCGGCTGCTTGAGGAGGGTCCTCCCGGCGGAATGCCGGTGATACCGCCTGCGGGGGTGCCGGACGTGTGA